A genomic window from Paenibacillus thermoaerophilus includes:
- a CDS encoding extracellular solute-binding protein produces the protein MNNRKKTWAAAALVGTIALTSACGSDSGNNETASTGNPSSSPASQKKETITMIDFRYGALPPSDGKGLQMINEKFNVDFKPQYVVRSDYDQKLSAVIASGEIPDIIVMEAPDSNFYKWAKQGAFLPLNDLIDKYETTKLIPENVRKAVTVNGKIYAIQKYLTENYQLTPVIRKDWLDNLGLEVPKNYDELKKVALAFTKDDPDRNGKNDTYGIAMSQNINPHFGMGAYWDPEAWYHKNADGQLIPGIISEARKQHIGWLADLYKEGAITKDFALLNWAQTNKEFYSGKAGIFIGTPRGMNPTSMQGLVDVNPGAKIVPIPPFKAPDGSEGFVSSPGFYGIVMLNAKLAKEPEKVKKIMEIIDFGRKFVPLEQRNASNADFDWLNGKEGQGYKIENGNVRREVEEKGLAPINYLPDSRMWAPSDIANGYSKEYTVPLLRELAASLEKMHAETKHLVNPIHSVFSETRAMKDSELSKFLYAEQTKMIFGEKPLSDWDKMVAEWSEKGGAQIIKEVNDALKANGYTGPQWK, from the coding sequence ATGAACAACCGCAAAAAAACATGGGCTGCCGCCGCGCTGGTCGGTACCATCGCTCTTACGAGCGCCTGTGGCAGCGACAGCGGAAACAACGAAACCGCGAGCACCGGAAATCCGAGCAGCTCGCCGGCCAGCCAGAAAAAAGAAACGATCACGATGATCGACTTCCGCTACGGGGCGCTGCCTCCGTCCGACGGAAAAGGTCTTCAGATGATCAACGAGAAATTCAACGTCGACTTCAAGCCGCAATACGTGGTTCGCTCCGATTACGACCAGAAGCTGAGCGCCGTGATCGCCTCCGGGGAAATTCCCGACATCATCGTCATGGAAGCGCCGGACTCGAACTTCTATAAATGGGCGAAGCAAGGCGCCTTCCTGCCGCTGAACGATCTGATCGACAAATACGAGACGACCAAGCTGATTCCGGAGAACGTCCGCAAAGCGGTTACGGTCAACGGCAAAATTTACGCGATTCAAAAGTACCTGACGGAAAACTATCAATTGACCCCGGTTATCCGCAAGGACTGGCTGGACAATCTGGGACTCGAAGTTCCCAAAAACTACGACGAGCTGAAAAAAGTCGCGCTCGCCTTCACCAAGGACGATCCCGACCGCAACGGCAAAAACGATACGTACGGCATCGCGATGTCGCAAAACATCAACCCGCACTTCGGGATGGGCGCATACTGGGACCCGGAAGCCTGGTATCATAAAAATGCCGACGGACAGCTCATTCCGGGAATCATCTCCGAAGCGCGCAAGCAGCATATCGGATGGCTCGCCGACCTGTACAAGGAAGGCGCGATCACGAAGGACTTCGCCCTGCTCAACTGGGCGCAGACGAACAAGGAGTTCTACTCCGGAAAAGCCGGCATCTTCATCGGAACGCCGCGCGGCATGAACCCGACCTCCATGCAAGGGCTGGTCGACGTGAACCCGGGCGCCAAAATCGTGCCGATTCCTCCGTTCAAGGCGCCGGACGGTTCGGAAGGATTCGTCTCCTCGCCCGGCTTCTACGGCATTGTGATGCTGAACGCGAAGCTGGCCAAGGAACCGGAAAAAGTGAAGAAAATCATGGAAATTATCGACTTCGGCCGGAAGTTTGTCCCGCTGGAACAGCGTAATGCAAGCAACGCCGATTTTGACTGGCTGAACGGCAAAGAAGGTCAAGGCTATAAAATTGAGAACGGAAACGTTCGCCGCGAGGTCGAAGAGAAGGGTCTCGCGCCGATCAACTACTTGCCGGACAGCCGGATGTGGGCGCCCAGCGATATCGCAAACGGCTATTCCAAGGAATACACCGTGCCGCTGCTGCGCGAGCTGGCCGCCAGCCTGGAAAAAATGCACGCCGAGACGAAGCATCTGGTCAACCCGATCCACTCGGTGTTCTCGGAAACCCGGGCGATGAAGGATTCCGAGCTGTCCAAATTCCTGTACGCCGAGCAAACGAAGATGATTTTCGGCGAAAAACCGCTGTCTGATTGGGATAAAATGGTGGCCGAATGGTCCGAAAAAGGCGGCGCCCAAATCATCAAAGAAGTGAACGACGCCCTCAAAGCGAACGGTTACACCGGTCCGCAGTGGAAGTAA
- a CDS encoding GreA/GreB family elongation factor: MSRTKNSPDGLAFERLLQAQIALLGKDRQHLLRHYGEADRESFHKLIDCYVHMLQACLDRNEAGGMLRPPFVLIGSKVHILYFGERRLSTLTICYPDEADPASGKHSFLSEIGRQLLMRRERQYCAVKSGDTVKYGLIRKIEWP, from the coding sequence ATGAGCCGCACCAAAAACTCTCCTGACGGGCTGGCGTTCGAGAGGCTGCTGCAGGCCCAAATCGCCCTGCTCGGCAAGGACAGACAGCATCTGCTTCGCCACTACGGGGAGGCCGACAGGGAATCATTTCATAAATTAATCGATTGCTATGTCCATATGCTGCAGGCCTGCTTGGATCGGAACGAAGCCGGCGGCATGCTCCGTCCGCCCTTCGTCCTGATCGGCAGCAAGGTTCACATCCTGTACTTCGGAGAGCGGCGGTTATCGACGCTGACGATTTGTTACCCCGACGAAGCGGACCCCGCTTCCGGCAAGCATTCGTTTTTGTCGGAAATCGGCAGGCAACTGCTGATGCGGCGGGAACGGCAATATTGCGCCGTCAAGTCGGGGGACACGGTGAAATATGGGTTGATCCGCAAAATCGAATGGCCGTAA
- a CDS encoding GreA/GreB family elongation factor — translation MSPSLPASGFRERLVRQIVALSEERSQFLDTYFPMPGRERKALDQLLSDYIGAVEKLLQLPDESIPPVVLIGSDVRIAYLNEDSLPASAEWVTIIHPDQAEADENRISFLSPVGKQLLLKSEGEVLTIRTPSGELKVRVESVRHHQDLSSAIESGQAES, via the coding sequence ATGAGCCCTAGTCTTCCGGCAAGCGGTTTCCGCGAGCGGCTCGTCCGCCAGATCGTCGCGCTCAGCGAAGAGCGAAGCCAGTTTCTCGACACTTATTTTCCGATGCCCGGCCGCGAACGCAAAGCGCTGGACCAACTGCTGTCCGATTATATCGGCGCGGTTGAGAAGCTGCTCCAGCTTCCGGACGAGAGCATACCGCCCGTCGTGCTGATCGGCAGCGACGTCCGGATCGCCTACCTGAACGAAGACTCGTTGCCCGCTTCCGCCGAATGGGTGACGATTATCCATCCCGATCAAGCCGAGGCGGACGAGAACCGCATCTCGTTCCTGTCGCCGGTCGGGAAGCAACTGCTGCTCAAATCCGAAGGCGAGGTTTTGACGATCCGCACGCCATCCGGCGAGCTGAAGGTTCGGGTGGAATCGGTACGCCATCATCAGGATTTGTCTTCCGCGATAGAAAGCGGTCAAGCCGAATCGTAA
- a CDS encoding Gfo/Idh/MocA family protein, which produces MPQTIPLRWGILGCASIARRAVVPGIRASRTGVVAAVASRSLDKAEAFAEAAGIPQAYGSYEALLDDPDIDAVYIPLPNHLHKEWTIRAAQAGKHVLCEKPAALNADEAREMVEACRQAGVHFAEAFMYRHHPRYRRIREIIASGEIGAIRGIHGAFTFNNAGDSANVRYRRDWGGGSLYDVGVYPISAARYILGTEPEAATVHAYFSPEHDGVDMMASGLIEFHGSVALTFDCGMWAHGRNTLEILGTEGRIELPSAYVCPPDRPSAFDVVVRGERRTETMPAVNQYALQADDFAEAVWGGAALFPADDAVRGMAVIDACLKSARERARVAL; this is translated from the coding sequence ATGCCGCAAACCATTCCGCTTCGCTGGGGCATTCTCGGGTGCGCCAGCATCGCCAGACGGGCCGTTGTCCCCGGTATCCGGGCATCCCGGACAGGCGTCGTCGCGGCGGTCGCCAGCCGCAGCCTCGACAAAGCCGAGGCTTTCGCCGAAGCCGCCGGCATTCCGCAAGCGTACGGCAGCTACGAGGCGCTGCTGGACGATCCGGATATCGACGCCGTCTACATTCCGCTGCCCAACCATCTGCACAAGGAATGGACGATCCGCGCGGCGCAAGCCGGCAAGCATGTGCTGTGCGAGAAGCCGGCCGCTCTGAACGCGGACGAGGCCCGCGAGATGGTCGAAGCCTGCCGGCAGGCGGGCGTGCATTTCGCGGAAGCGTTCATGTACCGCCACCATCCCCGCTACCGCCGCATCCGCGAGATCATCGCCTCGGGCGAGATCGGCGCCATACGGGGTATACACGGCGCCTTCACGTTCAACAACGCGGGCGATTCGGCGAACGTGCGCTACCGCCGGGATTGGGGCGGCGGCTCGCTGTACGATGTCGGCGTCTATCCGATCAGCGCCGCCCGCTACATCCTCGGGACCGAACCGGAGGCGGCGACCGTCCACGCCTACTTCTCCCCGGAGCATGACGGCGTCGATATGATGGCGTCCGGGTTGATCGAATTCCACGGTTCGGTCGCGCTGACGTTCGACTGCGGCATGTGGGCGCACGGCCGCAACACGCTGGAGATTCTCGGCACGGAAGGCCGCATCGAGCTGCCCTCCGCCTACGTCTGCCCCCCGGACCGCCCTTCGGCGTTCGATGTCGTCGTCCGCGGCGAACGCCGCACCGAGACGATGCCCGCCGTCAATCAATACGCGCTGCAGGCCGACGACTTCGCCGAAGCGGTATGGGGAGGAGCGGCGCTGTTCCCGGCGGACGACGCCGTGCGGGGCATGGCGGTCATCGACGCCTGCCTGAAGTCGGCGCGCGAACGCGCGCGCGTCGCGCTGTAG
- a CDS encoding aldo/keto reductase, giving the protein MDTINVRGWTQPVSRLMMGSDFFRLDNYGEVAALLDEFAAHGGNCIDTAHIYCGGQSEQVIGRYLEECGARDRWVILTKGAHHGPDGEPRVTREHISRELETSLERLRTDHVALYALHRDDPATPVGAILEWLNEHVEAGRIGAFGGSNWTWRRLAEANEYAERHGLAGFSFSSPNLSLAKANEPFWRGCVSADAETLAWHERTGLPLFSWSSQARGFFTGRYTPEVRDNADLVRVFYSDANWERMRRARLLADEFGVPVVQIALAYVLNQPFPTCALVAPRNSEELASSVAGSRIRLTPGQVRWLDLAAETPDLPSAPAI; this is encoded by the coding sequence ATGGACACGATCAACGTGCGGGGATGGACGCAGCCGGTGTCCCGGCTCATGATGGGATCGGATTTTTTCAGGCTGGACAACTACGGGGAGGTCGCGGCGCTGCTGGACGAATTCGCCGCGCACGGCGGCAACTGCATCGACACCGCGCATATCTACTGCGGCGGCCAAAGCGAGCAGGTTATCGGCCGGTACCTGGAGGAGTGCGGAGCCCGCGACCGGTGGGTCATCCTGACCAAAGGCGCGCATCACGGCCCCGACGGAGAACCGCGGGTCACCCGCGAGCACATCTCCCGGGAGCTCGAGACGAGTCTGGAGCGTCTTCGCACCGATCATGTGGCCCTGTACGCGCTGCACCGCGACGATCCGGCGACGCCCGTCGGCGCGATTCTCGAATGGCTGAACGAGCATGTCGAGGCCGGCCGCATCGGCGCGTTCGGCGGCTCCAACTGGACGTGGCGGCGGCTGGCCGAGGCGAACGAATACGCCGAAAGGCACGGACTCGCCGGTTTCTCCTTCAGCAGCCCGAATCTGAGCCTCGCCAAAGCCAACGAACCGTTCTGGCGGGGCTGCGTGTCCGCCGACGCGGAGACGCTCGCCTGGCACGAACGGACGGGGCTGCCGTTATTCTCCTGGTCGTCCCAGGCGCGTGGATTTTTCACCGGTCGCTATACGCCGGAGGTGCGGGACAACGCCGATCTCGTGCGCGTGTTCTACAGCGACGCCAACTGGGAGCGCATGCGGCGCGCCCGCCTGCTCGCCGATGAATTCGGCGTGCCCGTGGTGCAGATTGCGCTCGCATACGTGCTGAATCAGCCGTTCCCGACGTGCGCTCTGGTCGCTCCCCGGAATTCGGAAGAGCTGGCCTCAAGCGTCGCCGGTTCCCGCATCCGGCTCACGCCCGGCCAGGTGCGATGGCTTGATCTGGCCGCCGAGACGCCCGATCTGCCTTCGGCTCCGGCGATATAA
- a CDS encoding helix-turn-helix domain-containing protein, with translation MKGSDHKNKFLLTHREREVFELLVQDKTTKEIAQQLFISEKTVRNHISNVMQKLNVKGRSQAVVELIKLGELTI, from the coding sequence TTGAAGGGTAGCGATCATAAAAACAAGTTTCTGTTAACCCATCGCGAACGCGAGGTCTTCGAGCTGTTGGTTCAAGACAAGACGACGAAGGAAATCGCGCAGCAATTGTTTATCAGCGAAAAGACCGTGCGAAACCATATTTCCAATGTCATGCAAAAACTTAACGTCAAAGGCCGTTCGCAAGCCGTTGTCGAGCTGATCAAACTCGGCGAACTGACGATTTGA